Proteins encoded together in one Vicinamibacteria bacterium window:
- a CDS encoding transporter substrate-binding domain-containing protein, translated as MNEKGNVREMRWRSGFVFFTALFLIQGAAVSTQGQEYPVLERIVETGKIRVGMSGDQAPFNVKSRSGELIGFEVDLVRMMAQSMGVFVEYVTKPFPDLLPALKAGEVDIVMSGMAITAERSLEAVFVGPYLMSGKSLLTNDPALAEVTRTEDINQAGLSIATLRNSTSQAFAEKHLPIAKLVTVETYDQGIQMVIYDEVDALVADMPACNVAVLRYPDRNLMTISAPFTVEPIGIAVRATELPLQSLLENYIEAYKEAGMVELLQVQWLESGDWISQLP; from the coding sequence GCGGCCGTCTCCACCCAGGGACAGGAATACCCGGTTCTCGAGCGCATCGTCGAGACGGGGAAGATCCGCGTGGGAATGTCAGGCGATCAGGCGCCGTTCAACGTGAAGAGTCGTTCGGGCGAGCTCATCGGCTTCGAAGTCGACCTGGTGAGAATGATGGCTCAGTCGATGGGGGTTTTCGTCGAGTACGTGACCAAACCCTTTCCCGACCTGTTGCCGGCGTTGAAAGCAGGCGAAGTCGATATCGTGATGTCGGGTATGGCCATTACCGCCGAGCGCAGCCTGGAGGCGGTGTTCGTCGGGCCCTACCTGATGTCGGGCAAGTCGCTTCTCACCAACGACCCGGCTCTAGCGGAAGTCACTCGTACCGAAGACATCAACCAGGCCGGTCTCAGCATCGCCACACTCAGAAACTCGACGAGCCAGGCGTTTGCCGAAAAGCATCTGCCGATCGCGAAGCTCGTCACCGTAGAAACCTACGACCAGGGAATCCAGATGGTGATCTACGACGAGGTCGATGCCCTCGTCGCCGACATGCCGGCCTGCAATGTTGCCGTCCTTCGTTACCCCGACAGGAACCTCATGACGATCTCGGCGCCGTTCACCGTCGAGCCCATCGGGATCGCGGTTCGGGCGACCGAACTGCCGCTGCAGAGCCTGCTCGAGAACTACATCGAGGCCTACAAAGAGGCGGGAATGGTCGAGCTGCTGCAGGTCCAGTGGCTCGAGAGCGGCGACTGGATTTCGCAGCTTCCTTGA